Proteins co-encoded in one Gemmatimonadaceae bacterium genomic window:
- a CDS encoding glycosyltransferase, with translation MIAYADRIDAEGQPFILARTMRQLRERSNGWIALIAGNGPDLDWLHGFVARNNLTDNVRILAGSADDDMRHLMLAANVYFCPSQSETINAEVLRAMACGLPVVGEEGSGLAEVVTDRCGVLIPHADEELQATAYAAVLLDLLNSPERARALGEISRDVVRRLFSAQALGEEFKSLLGVAMTARSRSDGGEVDPDRTRLCSNKMIESARRLREIDANTHRRLDRQRALVEEQQRRIAEQDQRIAHEHALVVQQERRLAEQDQHIARVHADVVVATARVLQLDGQLLDEKGRVVILERRIASAILVKEQLRGALEVLGAASWVRLGRRLGMLRTPDLPHEECRDVTTSRQAS, from the coding sequence GTGATTGCGTACGCTGATCGCATCGATGCGGAAGGACAGCCATTCATTCTCGCTCGCACCATGCGGCAACTGCGCGAGCGCAGCAACGGCTGGATCGCGCTGATCGCTGGCAATGGTCCAGATCTCGATTGGCTCCACGGCTTCGTGGCGCGAAACAATCTAACTGACAATGTTCGAATCCTCGCCGGAAGTGCCGACGATGACATGCGCCATCTGATGTTGGCGGCGAACGTATACTTCTGTCCGTCGCAAAGTGAAACCATAAACGCCGAAGTGTTGCGGGCGATGGCGTGCGGGCTTCCAGTGGTCGGGGAGGAGGGCAGCGGTCTGGCGGAAGTGGTCACAGATCGCTGTGGCGTCTTGATTCCGCATGCAGACGAGGAATTGCAGGCGACGGCGTATGCCGCAGTGCTCCTGGACCTACTGAATTCGCCGGAACGGGCGCGGGCGTTGGGTGAGATATCCCGCGACGTCGTTCGTCGACTGTTCTCGGCGCAGGCCCTTGGTGAAGAGTTCAAGTCCTTGCTTGGCGTAGCGATGACTGCTCGATCCAGGAGTGACGGCGGAGAAGTGGATCCTGACCGCACCCGCCTTTGTTCGAACAAGATGATCGAGTCCGCTCGTCGCTTACGAGAGATTGACGCGAACACGCACCGTCGGTTGGATCGGCAGCGCGCGCTTGTCGAGGAACAACAGCGGAGGATTGCGGAGCAAGATCAACGCATCGCCCACGAGCACGCACTTGTCGTGCAGCAAGAACGGCGGCTCGCCGAGCAGGACCAACACATCGCACGCGTGCATGCGGACGTCGTGGTGGCCACGGCGCGAGTCTTACAACTAGACGGACAGCTTCTCGATGAGAAGGGTCGAGTAGTCATACTGGAGCGTCGAATCGCGTCGGCCATTCTGGTCAAAGAGCAGTTGAGAGGGGCGCTCGAAGTGCTCGGCGCGGCCAGTTGGGTGCGACTCGGTAGGCGGCTTGGCATGCTGCGCACGCCTGACCTTCCTCATGAAGAATGTCGGGACGTGACCACCAGCAGACAAGCGTCGTGA
- a CDS encoding glycosyltransferase family 39 protein, translating into MAFVVLTALALVSIDIWWLREFRAGYPLTVDEAGYLTIAFDYSAEFKSGGFPGLWDAFLRQGGIQAPLLPLVTVPILLSSGQEVMSSFLAVEAFFVLLIVASYGIGSRLANRSYGCLTAVVVASIPAVTEFTRQYHFAVPSAALYIAATYALLRSDGLSHRRWALAWGLALGLTTLARTVTLALVPGLLAAAALQIAILPRGRAERMLNFLLGVALAAATALLWYGPNYPSVFEYLTSYGYGEASHYFGTGRSIITFDFWTVRLVEAVNRGVHVPLAAILLVTLIGGGFRATGHLKRRGAVRKMVISGLQDDRGIVVLVVAAGYFALTSSRNEGTGFFLPLLPLVVVLALASLAAQPSRPLRALATGTFVIIAILNVGMNASVVPALSNPLLTDLMGFRVSLGIRTYMQDAGYDVGPSTARFPDVHRGWQVLDREVAAFIIELAAGRGRRPYVAFALAGPSIQHQLRRAHGAREPRLSDRVWAASIDHQRRQHCSLSQLLGLNRAEHPGDR; encoded by the coding sequence TTGGCGTTTGTGGTGCTCACAGCTCTTGCGTTGGTCTCCATTGATATCTGGTGGTTGCGGGAATTTCGCGCGGGATATCCGTTGACCGTGGATGAAGCCGGATACCTGACGATCGCCTTCGATTACTCAGCCGAGTTCAAGAGCGGTGGGTTCCCCGGATTGTGGGACGCATTTCTGCGCCAAGGGGGGATACAGGCGCCACTGCTCCCGCTCGTGACGGTGCCGATCCTCCTGAGTTCCGGTCAGGAGGTAATGTCCAGTTTCCTCGCCGTTGAGGCGTTCTTCGTCTTGCTGATAGTTGCCAGCTACGGGATCGGCAGTCGGCTTGCGAATCGCTCGTATGGGTGCCTCACGGCGGTTGTGGTTGCGTCTATCCCGGCAGTGACGGAGTTCACGCGGCAGTATCACTTCGCCGTGCCCAGCGCGGCTCTCTATATCGCCGCAACCTACGCACTGCTCCGTTCGGACGGATTGAGCCATCGGCGCTGGGCGCTGGCTTGGGGACTAGCGCTTGGACTGACGACCCTCGCGCGCACCGTAACCTTGGCGCTCGTACCCGGACTTCTTGCGGCCGCGGCGCTCCAGATCGCGATCCTGCCTCGCGGGAGAGCAGAGCGCATGCTCAACTTCCTTCTGGGGGTGGCGCTCGCTGCAGCCACCGCCCTGCTTTGGTACGGACCAAACTACCCGAGCGTCTTCGAGTATCTGACGTCGTATGGTTACGGCGAGGCCAGCCACTATTTCGGGACTGGAAGGTCGATCATCACGTTCGACTTCTGGACAGTGCGGCTGGTAGAAGCAGTCAATCGTGGTGTACACGTTCCGCTTGCTGCAATACTGCTGGTTACGTTGATCGGGGGCGGATTCCGAGCGACCGGGCACTTGAAACGTCGCGGCGCCGTTCGCAAGATGGTGATTTCTGGACTCCAAGACGACCGAGGAATCGTGGTGCTCGTCGTGGCAGCGGGATACTTTGCCCTGACATCATCGAGAAATGAAGGCACCGGGTTCTTTCTCCCTTTGCTGCCGCTGGTGGTGGTTCTTGCGCTTGCCTCTCTTGCCGCGCAGCCATCGCGTCCGCTGCGAGCACTGGCAACTGGCACATTCGTCATCATCGCCATTCTGAACGTCGGGATGAACGCCAGTGTGGTCCCGGCTTTGTCCAATCCGCTCTTGACCGACCTGATGGGGTTTCGTGTGAGCTTGGGCATCCGCACATACATGCAGGACGCTGGCTACGATGTGGGCCCGTCAACCGCTCGTTTCCCCGATGTCCACCGCGGATGGCAGGTGTTGGACCGTGAGGTGGCCGCCTTCATCATCGAACTTGCCGCCGGGAGAGGGCGAAGGCCGTACGTGGCCTTCGCCCTCGCAGGACCGTCTATTCAACACCAACTCCGTAGGGCTCATGGGGCGCGTGAGCCTCGACTATCGGATCGCGTTTGGGCAGCTTCGATCGATCACCAACGGCGACAACATTGCAGCCTATCGCAACTACTTGGCCTCAACCGAGCAGAACATCCTGGTGACAGGTGA
- a CDS encoding glycosyltransferase gives MATQNYLASHSERAPSISVVICSRDRPRQLERALRAIAPALRATDDCLVVLNAQAEDVHSYFRERFPFARFVLEPRPGLDWARNRALIEGRSDVLLFTDDDCVPDASWIDAYRRLFDRNPDVDVATGLVEPLELATPAQVLFESYGGFARGYVRRWIHAPRRARVATAVGNVGSYGTGANLAIRRRFVERMGPFDAALGVGTRTGGGDDLEMIFRALKVGALLAYEPRAIVRRASTRT, from the coding sequence ATGGCGACTCAGAACTACCTCGCCAGTCACTCAGAGCGTGCGCCGAGCATTTCGGTGGTCATCTGCTCGCGCGACAGGCCCCGGCAGCTCGAGCGCGCACTCCGCGCAATTGCTCCCGCGCTGCGCGCGACCGACGATTGTCTTGTTGTCTTGAACGCGCAAGCCGAAGACGTTCATTCGTATTTTCGCGAGCGCTTCCCCTTCGCACGCTTCGTCTTGGAGCCACGACCGGGGCTCGACTGGGCCAGAAATCGCGCGCTCATTGAAGGTCGATCGGACGTCCTGCTCTTCACCGATGATGACTGTGTGCCAGACGCATCTTGGATTGATGCATACCGGAGACTATTCGACCGGAATCCTGACGTCGACGTGGCCACCGGACTCGTCGAGCCACTCGAGCTGGCAACGCCTGCGCAAGTGCTGTTTGAGAGCTACGGCGGCTTCGCGCGCGGCTATGTGAGACGGTGGATTCACGCGCCGCGCCGAGCACGGGTGGCAACCGCTGTGGGCAACGTAGGGTCGTACGGAACTGGCGCGAATCTCGCGATAAGACGACGCTTTGTCGAGCGAATGGGGCCGTTCGATGCTGCGCTCGGTGTTGGCACACGTACCGGTGGTGGCGACGACCTTGAAATGATCTTCCGGGCCCTGAAGGTCGGAGCGCTGTTGGCCTATGAACCACGCGCTATCGTCCGACGAGCATCGACGCGAACCTGA
- a CDS encoding ABC transporter ATP-binding protein → MSLRVDPGDSLALIGHNGSGKSTLLRMMAGIYPPTEGEVLRRGRMVAIIELGSTFQLTLTGVENVRLYAAALGFTRQETEERWSILNFAGIEEFRDVPMKYYSTGMKSRLAFAIATSAQPDILLLDEILAVGDGEFRYQCYHRVRSFQANGGTLVLASHDMNAVRDLCRHAVWLENGRVRATGTADAVTTAYEAAMLAAVGGLAPTATLES, encoded by the coding sequence GTGAGCCTTCGCGTCGATCCCGGCGACTCCTTGGCACTCATCGGTCACAACGGATCGGGTAAAAGCACATTGCTGAGAATGATGGCGGGTATCTATCCGCCAACCGAAGGAGAGGTCCTTCGCCGGGGTCGAATGGTCGCGATCATTGAGTTGGGATCGACGTTCCAGCTGACGCTCACCGGAGTCGAGAATGTGAGATTGTACGCCGCAGCACTCGGGTTCACGCGCCAAGAGACAGAGGAACGCTGGAGTATTCTCAACTTCGCCGGTATCGAAGAGTTTCGTGATGTTCCCATGAAATACTACTCGACCGGCATGAAGTCGCGTCTCGCATTTGCGATCGCCACCTCCGCGCAACCAGACATACTGCTGCTGGACGAGATACTCGCAGTCGGTGATGGCGAGTTTCGCTACCAGTGCTACCATCGCGTGCGCTCGTTTCAGGCAAATGGCGGAACCCTGGTGCTCGCGTCCCACGATATGAACGCCGTGAGGGATTTGTGCCGCCACGCAGTATGGCTGGAGAATGGTCGAGTACGTGCGACTGGAACTGCCGACGCCGTTACCACTGCCTACGAGGCGGCGATGTTGGCGGCAGTGGGCGGCTTGGCGCCGACTGCGACACTCGAGTCTTGA
- a CDS encoding ABC transporter permease, producing MLGLPGQRHFAWVFTLNTLGIGAALVSSHSYMTRNVAFPPEVLVLSTVVSRFVEFSIEMLLVVVVLASARHEGLTVGLVALPLVMILHGLLIAGVVFPIAALGVFFEDVQHAVPVALTLLTLLTPVYYPMSYVPESWQLVLSLNPFAGLMNLYHVTLYDGRLPTIAEVTMLAFVAIGVFSVGLMLFRWKRASFAEVV from the coding sequence ATACTGGGCCTTCCTGGTCAGCGGCACTTCGCCTGGGTCTTCACCCTCAATACCCTTGGCATTGGCGCGGCGCTAGTGAGTAGCCACTCCTACATGACGAGGAATGTGGCCTTTCCGCCGGAGGTGCTCGTATTGAGCACTGTCGTTTCGCGTTTCGTGGAGTTCTCGATCGAAATGCTCCTCGTCGTCGTTGTGCTGGCAAGCGCGCGGCATGAGGGTCTTACGGTTGGGCTTGTCGCGCTCCCGTTGGTGATGATCTTGCACGGTTTGCTCATAGCCGGAGTGGTATTCCCGATCGCTGCCTTGGGCGTGTTCTTTGAAGACGTGCAGCACGCCGTGCCGGTCGCGCTCACCCTGCTCACTCTGTTGACGCCCGTTTACTACCCAATGTCGTACGTCCCCGAATCTTGGCAGCTCGTGTTGTCGCTGAACCCATTTGCTGGGCTCATGAATCTCTATCATGTGACGCTCTACGACGGCAGACTGCCGACGATCGCCGAGGTGACCATGCTAGCGTTCGTGGCAATCGGGGTATTCAGCGTGGGATTGATGCTGTTTCGCTGGAAACGGGCAAGCTTCGCAGAAGTCGTCTGA
- a CDS encoding glycosyltransferase, which produces MRFSIIIPTFQRTQRLRDCLAGLARIDYPRSEFEIIVVDDGSPDPPTDVVHSFEHLLVVRLVVVKPNAGPAKARNAGAAQAVAEYLALLDDDCIPDADWLHCMDDRLRQFPRALVGGAMRNGARHNICAEASQQLVDFLYRYYNSDIDDARWFMSANIVCPREEFLSIGGFGTAFPLAAAEDRDFCDRWREAGYRLIMAPDAVVSHVRPMSLVTFWRQHRTYGRGAHHLHQAREVRNVALPSMEPISFYIRLVFSPFTTRRRWQAPLLLALLIVSQVGYAFGYYPERRRASSPGDGRL; this is translated from the coding sequence ATTCGTTTCTCAATCATAATCCCGACCTTCCAGCGTACGCAGAGACTGCGCGACTGTCTTGCGGGGCTGGCGCGCATCGACTATCCCCGTTCGGAATTCGAGATCATCGTCGTGGATGACGGTAGCCCGGATCCGCCGACTGACGTCGTGCACTCGTTTGAGCACCTTCTGGTGGTTCGTCTCGTGGTTGTGAAGCCCAACGCCGGTCCAGCGAAGGCGCGCAACGCCGGGGCGGCACAGGCCGTTGCGGAGTATCTGGCGCTGCTCGATGACGACTGCATACCAGACGCTGATTGGCTTCATTGCATGGACGATCGGCTTCGCCAGTTCCCGAGGGCGCTTGTTGGCGGCGCGATGCGCAATGGGGCACGGCATAATATTTGTGCCGAAGCGAGCCAACAGCTCGTGGACTTCCTGTACCGTTATTACAACTCCGATATCGACGACGCGCGCTGGTTCATGTCGGCTAACATTGTGTGCCCGCGAGAGGAATTCCTCTCGATCGGGGGATTCGGAACTGCGTTTCCGCTCGCTGCCGCCGAAGACCGCGACTTCTGCGATCGATGGCGAGAAGCTGGCTATCGACTCATCATGGCCCCGGATGCAGTAGTCTCGCACGTACGTCCGATGAGCCTTGTGACCTTCTGGCGGCAGCATCGTACCTACGGTCGCGGTGCGCATCATTTGCACCAAGCTCGAGAAGTCCGAAACGTCGCGCTCCCGTCCATGGAGCCGATCAGCTTCTACATCCGGTTGGTCTTCTCGCCGTTCACCACCAGGAGACGTTGGCAAGCACCGCTGTTGCTGGCATTGCTCATCGTTTCGCAAGTTGGCTACGCATTCGGCTACTATCCCGAGCGACGACGCGCATCGTCTCCCGGTGACGGGCGGCTCTAA
- a CDS encoding carbohydrate binding domain-containing protein: MVTEGALKGPDDFSQTTGNVEWVGTTMQDSALGVRFAPNTVVRTFYPNNPRGYFDEPDALQRRWVLQTHEGSRAQLEFPSEKPGVLRINIADSPSKIGWHVSLRQAPIRVLAGERYQLRFRARSDSVRTLYVAISQAHPPGKSLGLSREIRVDSSWRDFTQTFRATESDRAAQIYFELGADHPAVELSGITMLAISTSSVVQAEARRELSVSYQINSLGCRGPEYPMRTDSGSWRILSLGGGGTFGVGVHQLDTYASRLEALLNEAGTSRGPEGHYDVINCGTPGISAEQQRLLLISLWPHYSPNLVLFAVGPDHDSIATEGVRQSAGPSITNLERLFRVWGLARSLGRPKPLVPDFATTVDNIKQVDADARARGARVAVVLFQQRLGPDWKSLDSALTKGLRGSNIPMLNLGPVLLSFGEQKLFVHSVLDRHPNELAHRISAEALRKFLSDQGLLGEAHGAGTVVVDTSGARE; this comes from the coding sequence TTGGTCACCGAAGGCGCCTTGAAAGGTCCGGACGACTTCTCACAAACCACCGGCAACGTGGAGTGGGTGGGAACGACCATGCAGGATTCTGCGCTCGGTGTGCGATTCGCTCCAAACACGGTCGTCAGGACGTTTTATCCCAATAACCCGCGCGGATATTTCGACGAACCGGATGCCCTGCAAAGGCGATGGGTGTTGCAGACGCATGAAGGGAGCAGGGCGCAACTCGAGTTCCCCTCTGAGAAACCCGGCGTGCTTCGTATCAACATTGCTGACAGTCCCAGCAAGATCGGGTGGCATGTTTCGCTGAGGCAAGCACCAATTCGGGTACTTGCTGGCGAACGATATCAGCTTCGCTTCCGCGCTCGCTCCGATTCCGTCCGGACGCTCTACGTGGCCATCTCTCAGGCGCATCCGCCCGGGAAAAGCCTTGGCCTGAGCCGCGAGATAAGAGTCGACTCTTCGTGGCGGGATTTCACCCAAACCTTCCGGGCCACCGAAAGCGATCGAGCCGCGCAGATCTACTTTGAGCTTGGAGCAGATCACCCTGCTGTTGAGCTGTCGGGCATCACCATGCTTGCGATTTCCACCAGCAGCGTCGTGCAGGCTGAGGCACGCCGAGAGCTTTCGGTAAGCTATCAGATTAACAGTTTGGGATGCCGTGGTCCGGAATACCCTATGCGCACCGACTCGGGCAGCTGGCGCATTCTCTCGCTCGGAGGCGGAGGCACGTTTGGTGTTGGAGTACACCAGCTCGATACCTACGCGTCTCGACTTGAGGCTCTGCTCAACGAAGCGGGCACGAGCCGCGGCCCGGAGGGTCACTACGACGTGATCAACTGCGGCACCCCGGGGATTTCAGCCGAACAGCAGCGACTCCTCCTCATCTCATTGTGGCCCCACTATTCACCCAATCTAGTCTTGTTTGCCGTGGGTCCGGATCACGATTCAATCGCCACGGAAGGCGTGCGGCAGTCAGCGGGACCATCGATCACCAATCTGGAACGCCTCTTCCGAGTCTGGGGCCTTGCGCGCTCGCTTGGCCGACCCAAGCCGTTGGTGCCTGATTTCGCGACGACTGTCGACAACATCAAGCAAGTCGATGCCGATGCTCGCGCCCGCGGTGCCCGGGTAGCAGTAGTTCTCTTTCAGCAAAGACTGGGACCCGACTGGAAGAGTCTCGACAGCGCGCTAACGAAGGGATTGCGCGGATCGAACATCCCCATGCTGAATCTCGGGCCGGTGCTGTTGTCCTTCGGGGAGCAGAAACTCTTCGTACATTCGGTTCTCGACCGGCATCCGAATGAACTGGCGCATCGGATATCGGCCGAGGCACTGCGGAAGTTCCTCTCCGATCAGGGCCTTTTGGGTGAAGCACACGGCGCGGGCACTGTGGTCGTAGACACATCCGGAGCGCGCGAATAG
- a CDS encoding ATP-binding protein: MSADVLIGELSHAASLGTLDAALAPFLQPHVLVLDEIGYLVHAADAANVLYRVVNERYLRQLPILVTTQKPLSTWGHVLHDGALAEAIIDRLLERGAHFEMRAAPIAPAISRRPAAATAPTRSTRHGSGCDRISRKCATAYRELSPRIDTVRLFWQRMGNLGVRALSSSRSIVSFRLAVQRRPMGIVCFIHIVSQAPRE; encoded by the coding sequence GTGTCGGCCGATGTACTGATCGGCGAACTGTCGCATGCCGCGAGCCTTGGCACCCTCGACGCCGCGCTCGCCCCCTTTCTCCAGCCGCACGTCCTGGTACTGGACGAGATCGGCTACCTCGTGCATGCGGCCGATGCTGCAAACGTCCTCTATCGCGTCGTCAACGAACGGTACCTCCGGCAGCTGCCGATCCTCGTGACCACCCAAAAACCGCTGTCGACCTGGGGCCACGTGCTGCATGATGGCGCCTTGGCCGAAGCGATCATCGACCGGCTGCTCGAACGCGGCGCGCATTTCGAAATGCGGGCCGCTCCTATCGCACCCGCCATCTCCAGGAGGCCCGCGGCGGCGACCGCGCCGACGCGTAGTACCCGTCACGGCTCAGGCTGCGACAGAATCTCGAGAAAATGTGCGACAGCTTATAGGGAACTCTCACCACGCATTGACACCGTCCGGCTATTCTGGCAGCGTATGGGTAACCTAGGTGTCCGCGCACTGAGCAGTTCGAGATCGATCGTCTCTTTCCGACTCGCCGTTCAACGGCGTCCCATGGGTATCGTGTGCTTCATCCATATAGTTTCTCAGGCCCCCAGGGAATGA
- a CDS encoding glycosyltransferase, with protein sequence MQYSDNTGTRPAESSVGTGGHSPIVLIPVYNDWNSLRLLLRQLDSELTGHGASADVLVVNDGSTSVPTTWLDFVPHAIGRIEILTLWRNLGHQRALSIGLCHLATLDLERTVVVMDGDGEDRASDVLPLVHASTEHGHIAFAKRMRRSEGMVFSLFYYQFRIVHRLLVGFPVEVGNFSAIPFPILKRLVVVSELWNHYAAAVVRARLPRVLVPTARGTRLAGRSHMDFLALVSHGLSAMSVFADRIGVRLLAATGFLMLLLLAGIGATVGVKFFTSLAIPGWATVATGVLFILLSQAALLSLVFVFMIQFARASMTRLPIRDFDAYVESLTCVYSRDG encoded by the coding sequence GTGCAATACTCCGATAACACAGGGACCCGTCCCGCCGAGTCGTCCGTCGGCACCGGCGGCCACAGCCCCATCGTGCTTATTCCGGTCTACAACGACTGGAACTCGTTGCGACTCCTGCTTCGTCAACTCGACAGCGAGCTGACCGGGCATGGCGCTAGCGCCGACGTCCTCGTGGTCAACGACGGGTCGACCTCGGTGCCGACCACGTGGCTCGACTTCGTGCCGCACGCCATCGGCCGCATCGAGATCCTGACCCTCTGGCGCAACCTCGGCCATCAACGGGCGCTGTCGATCGGCCTCTGCCATCTCGCCACGCTCGACCTCGAGCGCACCGTCGTCGTGATGGACGGCGACGGCGAGGATCGCGCCTCGGACGTACTCCCGCTGGTGCACGCCAGCACGGAGCACGGCCACATTGCCTTCGCGAAGCGCATGCGGCGCTCGGAAGGGATGGTGTTCAGCCTGTTCTATTACCAGTTTCGCATCGTCCATCGGCTGCTGGTCGGGTTCCCGGTCGAGGTCGGCAACTTCAGCGCGATCCCCTTCCCGATCCTGAAGCGACTGGTGGTCGTGTCGGAACTGTGGAATCACTACGCGGCCGCCGTGGTGCGTGCGCGACTGCCGCGCGTGTTGGTCCCGACGGCACGCGGCACGCGTCTCGCGGGGCGCTCGCACATGGATTTCCTTGCCCTCGTGTCGCATGGGCTGAGCGCCATGTCGGTATTCGCCGACCGCATCGGTGTCCGCCTGCTTGCGGCAACGGGGTTCCTGATGCTGCTGCTGCTGGCGGGCATCGGTGCGACCGTCGGCGTGAAGTTCTTCACGTCACTCGCGATTCCGGGCTGGGCGACCGTGGCGACCGGCGTACTCTTCATCCTGCTCTCGCAGGCGGCGTTGCTCTCTCTCGTTTTCGTGTTCATGATCCAGTTCGCCCGCGCCAGCATGACGCGCCTGCCCATCCGGGACTTCGACGCCTATGTCGAGTCGCTCACCTGCGTGTACTCGCGTGACGGCTGA
- a CDS encoding glycosyltransferase family 39 protein has protein sequence MTRFFTNQRPAQKGQIHDSEVALASGFLLLLMLGTLAASGGFLLMSKPLWLDEYHTWLLADQQSVLKSLVSLAQGADFNPPTLHLIYRVVAKILGGLTPFTMRVVSLASVWLALTVAYATLRRHVSRPAAFVGSFALWAHPLVITHAFDARFYGPWLLFTALMTWSVGLDASMVTSKRRNIALALSSALECTIHYFGIFVWVVIVLSAIVADRGPKCGPQATWRKFAPALSGPLLLVLCTPFYFGQRQALSVSTWVDPINAEQLRNFAATFYLWPGLLIPLCGWVFFRILFRGGLQAIPNPSASFLRRPEILALLALAALPVVLLAFSVAVQPSMISRYAIPSLLLWPPLVAFVIEDVRGLIRAMMLVGYAALAMVLVRVQVRDAQRAISELNVDAATILSLGSDATVVCRSRHRAYQLGTIAGGGRPLSRNICTMLDFDEALVRSLTEGTPADRQTIKFLTLERDVARVHSEIYGFPRMTSVQQLQQRDLIYVLEESWDPAWLPQMMFPAFSVRRVAARMFLLQRVSPAQISHGAILR, from the coding sequence ATGACGCGGTTTTTTACCAATCAACGACCTGCGCAGAAGGGGCAAATTCACGATTCTGAGGTCGCACTTGCCTCGGGGTTTCTGCTTCTGCTGATGCTGGGAACGCTGGCGGCGTCCGGTGGATTCCTCCTGATGTCCAAGCCGCTCTGGTTGGACGAGTACCATACATGGCTATTGGCGGATCAACAGAGTGTTTTGAAAAGTCTGGTGAGTCTCGCGCAGGGAGCGGACTTTAACCCCCCCACGCTGCATCTCATCTATCGAGTAGTCGCCAAGATACTCGGAGGCCTGACACCATTTACGATGCGCGTGGTCTCCCTCGCCAGTGTATGGCTTGCCCTGACGGTCGCTTATGCAACGCTTCGCCGGCATGTCTCGCGCCCTGCGGCATTCGTGGGCTCATTCGCCTTGTGGGCGCACCCGCTGGTAATCACGCACGCCTTCGATGCGAGATTCTACGGCCCGTGGCTGCTGTTCACGGCACTAATGACGTGGTCGGTAGGCCTGGATGCATCGATGGTTACATCCAAGAGACGTAACATCGCCCTCGCGCTCTCCTCGGCCCTTGAATGCACTATTCACTACTTTGGCATATTTGTTTGGGTCGTGATCGTACTATCCGCGATCGTCGCCGACCGAGGGCCCAAGTGTGGACCGCAGGCAACATGGAGAAAGTTCGCACCGGCGCTGAGTGGGCCGCTCTTGTTGGTACTCTGTACGCCATTCTATTTCGGCCAACGGCAGGCGCTTTCGGTATCAACCTGGGTCGATCCCATAAACGCCGAGCAGCTTCGTAACTTCGCGGCCACTTTCTATTTGTGGCCAGGCCTTCTGATACCGCTGTGTGGATGGGTATTCTTTCGCATCCTGTTTCGCGGAGGACTGCAAGCCATTCCCAACCCGTCGGCATCGTTCCTCAGGCGACCTGAGATCTTGGCGCTACTCGCACTCGCGGCGCTTCCGGTAGTGCTATTGGCATTCTCGGTGGCTGTACAGCCATCAATGATCAGTCGCTACGCAATTCCGTCGCTGCTACTGTGGCCTCCGCTCGTGGCATTCGTCATAGAGGATGTCAGAGGGCTTATTCGAGCGATGATGTTGGTGGGTTACGCGGCTCTGGCGATGGTTCTCGTTCGCGTTCAGGTAAGAGATGCTCAACGTGCCATCAGCGAATTGAATGTCGACGCAGCGACCATCCTTTCGCTTGGCTCCGACGCGACCGTCGTGTGCCGATCCCGGCACCGTGCGTATCAGCTGGGGACCATTGCCGGTGGAGGGCGCCCGCTTAGCCGGAATATTTGCACCATGTTGGATTTCGACGAGGCTCTCGTGAGGAGTCTGACGGAAGGTACACCGGCCGATCGCCAGACCATCAAGTTTCTCACGTTGGAGCGCGACGTCGCGCGTGTGCACTCAGAGATCTATGGATTTCCCCGAATGACGTCCGTCCAGCAACTACAACAGCGTGATCTCATCTACGTGCTGGAGGAGTCTTGGGACCCCGCCTGGCTTCCCCAAATGATGTTCCCGGCCTTTTCGGTGCGTCGCGTTGCTGCCCGAATGTTCCTGCTCCAACGAGTGTCACCTGCGCAGATATCACACGGTGCAATACTCCGATAA